The following coding sequences lie in one Eubacterium ventriosum genomic window:
- a CDS encoding M23 family metallopeptidase — MDKKFIAAVAVCFVALVGVATGTYFLGQKSDENIVKLGKANITETTAADKNIEAAGNVVEKETQKETAMESETPKDREVEPGGYLTEETTKEKAVNNVVEENTQSNVSKKDYLYGLSSEAAAQIKTLKFNKNSKLIWPVEGSIIMPYDVKNTVYYATLDEYKTNPGIVIQSSKGTAIKAAADGVITKITQDDELGVVISQAVGNDYIVNYGQTINPEVKEGSFVEAGQTIAYVNQPTKYYSKEGDNIYFSVERNGKTKDPLNYIDYED; from the coding sequence ATGGATAAGAAATTTATAGCAGCAGTTGCAGTTTGCTTTGTTGCATTAGTAGGCGTAGCCACGGGAACTTATTTTCTTGGGCAAAAAAGCGACGAAAACATTGTAAAATTAGGAAAAGCAAACATAACTGAAACAACAGCGGCAGATAAAAATATTGAAGCAGCGGGAAATGTTGTGGAAAAAGAAACACAAAAAGAAACAGCAATGGAATCTGAAACACCGAAAGACAGAGAAGTTGAACCGGGAGGTTATTTAACAGAAGAAACAACTAAGGAAAAAGCCGTAAATAACGTAGTGGAAGAAAACACTCAGTCTAATGTAAGCAAAAAAGATTACTTGTATGGACTTTCATCAGAGGCAGCAGCCCAGATTAAAACATTAAAGTTTAACAAGAACAGCAAACTTATCTGGCCTGTTGAGGGTAGCATTATTATGCCATATGATGTGAAAAATACAGTATATTACGCAACATTAGATGAATACAAAACCAATCCCGGAATTGTAATCCAAAGTAGCAAAGGCACTGCAATAAAGGCAGCGGCAGATGGTGTTATTACAAAAATAACACAAGATGACGAACTTGGCGTTGTTATCAGTCAGGCAGTGGGAAATGATTATATCGTAAACTACGGGCAGACCATAAATCCTGAAGTAAAAGAAGGAAGCTTCGTTGAAGCAGGCCAGACTATCGCCTATGTTAACCAGCCAACTAAATATTACTCCAAGGAAGGGGATAATATTTACTTCTCAGTAGAAAGAAATGGAAAAACAAAAGATCCTTTAAATTATATTGATTACGAGGACTAA
- the ileS gene encoding isoleucine--tRNA ligase, with translation MYKKVSTNLNFVDREKETEKFWDDNHIFEKSMENRKEGPTYTFYDGPPTANGKPHIGHVLTRVIKDMIPRYRTMKGYMVPRKAGWDTHGLPVELEVEKLLGLNGKEQIEEYGMEPFIKKCKESVWKYKGMWEDFSGTVGFWADMENPYVTYDDNFIESEWWALKTIWDKKLLYKGFKIVPYCPRCGTPLSSQEVAQGYKAVKERSAIVRFKVVGEDAYFLAWTTTPWTLPSNVALCVNPNDTYCKVKAADGYTYYMAEALLDTVLGKLATEDEKAYEVLETMKGADLEYKEYEPLYECAKAIADKQRKKGFFVTCDTYVTMSDGTGIVHIAPAFGEDDANVGRNYDLPFVQLVNDKGELTEDTPYAGLFVKDADPKVLVDLDKRGQLFDAPKFEHDYPHCWRCDTPLIYYARESWFIKMTEVKDKLVANNNTVNWIPKSIGEGRFGNWLENVQDWGISRNRYWGTPLNIWECCDCGCQESIGSRAELAERSGNPDNAKVELHRPYIDEVTFKCKECGGTMKRVPEVIDCWFDSGAMPFAQHHYPFENKDLFEKQFPADFISEAVDQTRGWFYSLMAESTLLFDKAPYKNVIVLGHVQDENGQKMSKSKGNAVDPFEALGQYGADAIRWYFYTNSAPWLPNRFHGKAVQEGQRKFMGTLWNTYAFYVLYAEIDQFDPTKYTLDYDKLSVMDKWLLSKLNSMVKAVDENLGNYRIPEAARALDDFVDDMSNWYVRRSRERFWAKDMPQDKINAYMTLYKALVTVSKAAAPMIPFMTEDIYQNIVRSVDETAPESIHLCDFPEVNESYIDKELEENMERVLDIVVLGRACRNASAIKNRQPIGKMFVKAEFELSDFYKEIIEEELNVKEVEFTDDVRAFTSYSFKPQLRTVGPKYGKFLGKIKEALSSLDGNAAMDKINAGEPLTFDFDGNEVVLEKEDLLIDMAQVEGYVSESDNNITVVLDTKLSDELIEEGFVREIISKIQTMRKEADFQVMDKIVVNVDKNDTIKAIIENNLDEIKSEVLADNVIFGKINGYEKEWNINGEKVTFGVEKAL, from the coding sequence ATGTACAAGAAGGTATCAACCAATTTGAACTTTGTTGACAGAGAAAAAGAAACAGAAAAATTCTGGGATGACAATCACATCTTTGAAAAAAGTATGGAAAATAGAAAAGAAGGACCAACATATACTTTTTATGATGGACCTCCAACAGCTAACGGAAAACCACATATCGGACACGTATTAACACGTGTAATTAAAGATATGATCCCTAGATACAGAACAATGAAGGGATATATGGTTCCAAGAAAGGCAGGATGGGACACACACGGACTTCCTGTAGAACTTGAAGTAGAAAAATTATTAGGTTTAAATGGAAAAGAACAGATTGAAGAATACGGTATGGAACCTTTCATTAAGAAATGTAAGGAATCTGTATGGAAATACAAGGGAATGTGGGAAGACTTCTCAGGAACAGTTGGTTTCTGGGCAGATATGGAGAACCCATATGTAACTTATGATGATAATTTTATTGAATCTGAATGGTGGGCTTTAAAGACTATCTGGGATAAGAAATTATTATACAAAGGTTTTAAGATTGTACCTTATTGCCCAAGATGTGGAACACCTCTTTCATCACAGGAAGTTGCACAGGGATACAAGGCAGTTAAGGAACGTTCAGCTATCGTAAGATTTAAAGTTGTTGGTGAAGATGCATATTTCCTTGCATGGACAACAACACCTTGGACTCTTCCATCTAACGTAGCTCTTTGTGTTAACCCTAATGACACATACTGCAAGGTTAAAGCAGCTGACGGATATACTTATTATATGGCAGAAGCTTTACTTGACACAGTATTAGGAAAGCTTGCAACAGAAGACGAAAAAGCTTATGAAGTATTAGAAACAATGAAGGGTGCTGACCTTGAATATAAAGAATATGAACCATTATATGAATGTGCAAAGGCTATTGCTGATAAGCAGAGAAAGAAAGGTTTCTTTGTAACATGTGACACATACGTTACTATGAGTGATGGTACAGGTATTGTTCATATTGCTCCTGCTTTCGGTGAAGATGATGCTAATGTAGGACGTAACTATGACCTTCCTTTTGTACAGCTTGTAAATGACAAGGGTGAACTTACAGAAGACACACCTTATGCAGGTTTATTTGTAAAGGATGCTGATCCTAAGGTATTAGTAGACCTTGACAAGAGAGGACAGTTATTTGATGCACCTAAGTTTGAACATGATTATCCACATTGCTGGAGATGTGATACACCATTAATCTATTATGCAAGAGAATCATGGTTTATTAAGATGACAGAAGTTAAGGATAAACTTGTTGCAAATAATAACACTGTAAACTGGATTCCAAAATCAATCGGTGAAGGACGTTTTGGAAACTGGCTTGAAAATGTACAGGATTGGGGTATTTCAAGAAACCGTTATTGGGGTACACCACTTAATATCTGGGAATGTTGCGATTGCGGATGTCAGGAATCAATTGGCAGCCGTGCAGAATTAGCAGAAAGAAGTGGAAATCCTGATAATGCTAAGGTTGAATTACACAGACCTTACATTGATGAGGTAACATTTAAGTGTAAAGAGTGTGGTGGCACAATGAAGAGAGTACCTGAAGTTATTGACTGCTGGTTCGACTCAGGAGCAATGCCATTTGCACAGCATCATTATCCATTTGAAAATAAAGATTTATTTGAAAAACAGTTCCCTGCAGATTTTATCTCAGAAGCTGTTGACCAGACAAGAGGATGGTTCTATTCATTAATGGCTGAATCAACATTATTGTTTGATAAGGCTCCATACAAGAACGTAATCGTACTTGGTCATGTTCAGGACGAAAACGGACAGAAGATGAGTAAGTCAAAGGGTAACGCAGTAGATCCTTTTGAAGCATTAGGACAGTACGGTGCCGATGCCATCAGATGGTATTTCTACACTAACTCAGCTCCATGGCTTCCAAACCGTTTCCATGGTAAAGCAGTTCAGGAAGGACAGCGTAAGTTTATGGGAACACTTTGGAACACATATGCGTTCTATGTCTTATATGCTGAAATTGATCAGTTTGACCCAACAAAATACACACTTGATTATGATAAATTAAGTGTTATGGATAAATGGTTATTATCAAAACTTAACTCTATGGTTAAGGCAGTAGATGAAAACCTTGGTAACTACAGAATCCCTGAAGCTGCAAGAGCATTAGATGATTTTGTAGATGATATGAGTAACTGGTATGTAAGACGTTCAAGAGAACGTTTCTGGGCAAAAGACATGCCACAGGATAAGATTAATGCTTACATGACATTATATAAAGCACTTGTTACAGTATCAAAGGCTGCTGCACCAATGATTCCATTTATGACAGAAGATATTTATCAGAATATCGTAAGAAGCGTAGATGAAACAGCACCTGAAAGTATTCATTTATGTGACTTCCCAGAAGTTAATGAATCTTACATTGACAAAGAATTGGAAGAAAACATGGAAAGAGTACTTGATATTGTAGTACTTGGTCGTGCATGTAGAAATGCATCTGCAATTAAGAATAGACAGCCAATTGGAAAGATGTTCGTTAAGGCAGAATTTGAATTATCTGATTTCTACAAAGAAATCATTGAAGAAGAATTAAATGTTAAGGAAGTTGAGTTTACAGATGATGTAAGAGCATTTACTTCATATTCATTTAAGCCACAGCTTAGAACAGTTGGACCTAAATATGGTAAATTCTTAGGCAAGATTAAAGAAGCATTATCATCATTAGACGGAAATGCAGCTATGGATAAGATTAATGCCGGAGAACCTTTAACATTCGATTTTGACGGCAACGAAGTAGTTCTTGAAAAAGAAGATTTACTTATTGATATGGCTCAGGTTGAGGGATATGTATCAGAAAGCGATAATAATATTACTGTAGTACTTGATACAAAACTTTCAGATGAACTTATTGAAGAAGGATTTGTTAGAGAAATAATCAGTAAGATTCAGACAATGAGAAAAGAAGCTGATTTCCAGGTAATGGACAAAATTGTGGTAAATGTGGATAAAAACGATACAATAAAAGCTATAATTGAGAACAATCTTGACGAAATTAAGTCTGAAGTGTTGGCAGATAATGTCATATTTGGTAAAATAAACGGGTATGAAAAAGAGTGGAATATTAACGGTGAAAAGGTAACTTTTGGTGTAGAAAAAGCTCTTTAG
- a CDS encoding glycogen/starch/alpha-glucan phosphorylase, translating into MAKNEGMEKHEEFKAEFKKRVKEQAKMLYRKSLDEISDRHKFVCVAYAVKDIVIDQWIATQKAYDEKDAKIVYYLSMEFLMGRALGNMIINLSSRDEIKEAIEELGLDLNVIEDQEPDAALGNGGLGRLAACFLDSLSTLNYPAYGCGIRYKYGMFQQKIENGYQKEIPEDWLRHANPLEIKREEYACEVKFGGYVRVENRDGRNYFIQEGYQSVNAIPYDMPIVGYGNNVVNTLRIWDAEPVVHFNLDEFDKGSYMAAVEQENLAKTITEVLYPNDNHYAGKELRLKQQYFFVSASLQTAIKKYLKNHDDIRKLPEKVVFQMNDTHPTLTVAELMRLLMDEYNLEWDEAWDITTHACAYTNHTIMSEALEKWPIELFSRLLPRCYQIIEEINRRFCIEIENKYPGNHDKVAKMAIIYDGQVKMAHLAICAGFSVNGVAKLHTEILKHQELKDFYEMMPEKFNNKTNGITQRRFLLHANPLLSEWVTGKVGDDWITDLPKIKGIEVYADDKKAQAEFMNIKYQNKVRLAKYIKEHNGIDVDPRSIFDVQVKRLHEYKRQLLNILHVMYLYNQIKEHPEMEFYPRTFIFGAKAAAGYKIAKLTIKLINSVADVINNDESINGKIKVVFIENYRVSNAEIIFAAADVSEQISTASKEASGTGNMKFMLNGALTLGTMDGANVEIVDEVGEENAFIFGLSSDEVINYENNGGYNPMDIFNSDMDIRKVLMQLINGFYSPDDPERFRPIYNSLLNTQETDVADRYFILKDFKSYAAAQKRVEEAYRNEEGWAKSAMLNVANVGKFTSDRTIEEYVQDIWHLEKVKVKMDV; encoded by the coding sequence ATGGCTAAGAACGAAGGTATGGAAAAGCATGAAGAATTCAAGGCAGAATTCAAGAAGCGTGTGAAAGAACAGGCTAAAATGCTTTACAGAAAAAGCCTTGATGAAATAAGTGACAGACATAAGTTTGTATGTGTTGCTTATGCAGTAAAGGATATTGTGATCGATCAGTGGATAGCAACTCAGAAAGCATATGATGAGAAGGATGCTAAGATTGTATACTATTTATCAATGGAATTTCTTATGGGCCGTGCTCTTGGAAATATGATTATCAATCTTTCAAGCAGAGATGAAATCAAGGAGGCTATTGAAGAATTAGGACTTGATCTTAATGTAATCGAAGATCAGGAACCTGATGCAGCTTTAGGTAATGGTGGTCTTGGTAGATTGGCAGCATGTTTCTTAGATAGTTTGTCAACACTTAACTATCCGGCTTATGGATGTGGTATCAGATACAAATACGGTATGTTCCAGCAGAAGATTGAAAACGGATATCAGAAAGAAATACCTGAAGACTGGTTAAGACATGCTAATCCATTAGAAATCAAGCGTGAAGAATATGCTTGTGAAGTTAAGTTTGGCGGATATGTAAGAGTAGAAAACAGAGACGGACGTAATTATTTTATTCAGGAAGGCTACCAGTCAGTTAATGCTATTCCATATGATATGCCAATCGTTGGTTACGGAAACAACGTAGTTAATACATTAAGAATTTGGGACGCTGAACCTGTAGTACACTTTAATCTTGATGAATTTGACAAGGGTTCATATATGGCTGCAGTTGAACAGGAGAATCTTGCAAAGACTATTACAGAAGTTCTTTATCCTAATGACAATCATTATGCAGGTAAGGAATTAAGATTAAAACAGCAGTATTTCTTTGTTTCAGCAAGTTTACAGACAGCAATTAAGAAATACTTAAAGAATCATGATGATATTAGAAAATTACCTGAAAAGGTAGTATTCCAGATGAACGATACTCATCCAACACTTACAGTTGCAGAACTTATGAGATTATTAATGGATGAATATAACTTAGAATGGGATGAAGCTTGGGACATTACAACACATGCATGCGCATACACTAACCATACAATCATGAGCGAAGCTCTTGAAAAATGGCCAATTGAATTATTCTCAAGATTACTTCCAAGATGTTACCAGATTATTGAAGAAATCAACAGAAGATTTTGTATTGAAATCGAAAACAAATACCCTGGAAATCATGATAAAGTTGCTAAGATGGCAATTATCTATGATGGTCAGGTTAAGATGGCTCATCTTGCAATTTGTGCAGGTTTCTCAGTTAACGGTGTAGCAAAACTTCATACAGAAATTTTAAAACATCAGGAATTAAAAGATTTCTATGAAATGATGCCGGAGAAGTTTAACAATAAGACTAACGGTATTACACAGAGAAGATTCCTTCTCCATGCTAATCCACTTCTTTCAGAATGGGTTACAGGAAAGGTTGGAGATGACTGGATTACAGACCTTCCAAAGATTAAGGGAATAGAAGTATACGCAGATGACAAGAAAGCTCAGGCTGAATTTATGAATATTAAATATCAGAACAAAGTACGTCTTGCAAAATACATTAAAGAACATAATGGTATTGATGTAGACCCACGTTCGATTTTTGATGTTCAGGTTAAGAGACTTCATGAATATAAGCGTCAGTTATTAAATATTTTACATGTAATGTATTTATACAACCAGATTAAGGAACATCCTGAAATGGAATTTTATCCAAGAACATTTATCTTTGGTGCAAAAGCAGCAGCAGGTTACAAGATTGCTAAGCTTACAATCAAGTTAATCAATAGCGTTGCTGATGTAATTAACAATGATGAATCAATTAATGGAAAGATTAAAGTTGTATTTATTGAAAACTACCGTGTATCAAATGCTGAAATCATTTTTGCGGCAGCAGATGTTTCAGAACAGATTTCAACAGCATCAAAAGAAGCTTCAGGTACAGGTAATATGAAGTTTATGTTAAATGGTGCTTTGACACTTGGAACAATGGATGGTGCTAACGTAGAAATAGTTGATGAAGTTGGCGAAGAAAATGCATTTATCTTTGGTTTATCTTCAGATGAAGTTATTAACTACGAAAACAATGGCGGATATAATCCAATGGATATTTTCAATTCAGATATGGACATTAGAAAAGTTCTTATGCAGTTGATTAACGGATTCTATTCTCCAGATGATCCTGAAAGATTCAGACCAATTTACAACTCATTACTTAACACTCAGGAAACAGATGTTGCTGACAGATACTTTATTCTTAAAGATTTCAAGTCATATGCAGCAGCTCAGAAGAGAGTTGAAGAAGCTTACAGAAACGAAGAAGGCTGGGCTAAGTCAGCTATGTTAAATGTAGCTAATGTTGGTAAGTTTACATCTGACAGAACAATCGAAGAATACGTACAGGATATTTGGCATCTTGAAAAAGTAAAAGTTAAAATGGACGTATAG
- a CDS encoding SpoIID/LytB domain-containing protein yields MTDRKKFIMLILFSIFFPLVIGSVCVLVNGNKISKAKPSGKTILVDNKNYSFEMDMENFISYVLMAQMDESEPEELLKAKSVIIRTYILYKMKDKAQIAASDLGMEYRNYGELKNSRFQDFCRENIKSPKGMAAYFTGIGSYKIYNEKNKKIKRIVDKTKGKIIKKQGETILPLFHNISNGKTRLGEEIIGKEYSYLKSVICQNDIKEKEYLCTRYLTVNEFKEKLSANGIVVFKDGKEILKNIKDKKEIINLITVEKDKEGYALKIRMGDTVVLADDFSKALGLNSTDMSIEEYEKGIRITTKGNGHGFGMSISYARYLAGHGKPWQEILSTFYDGKIVEY; encoded by the coding sequence ATGACAGATAGAAAAAAGTTTATTATGCTAATATTATTTTCGATTTTTTTCCCGTTAGTTATAGGTAGTGTATGTGTTCTTGTAAACGGAAACAAAATATCTAAGGCTAAGCCCTCAGGGAAAACAATATTAGTGGATAATAAAAACTACAGCTTTGAAATGGATATGGAGAACTTCATATCTTACGTTCTTATGGCGCAGATGGACGAAAGTGAGCCGGAGGAGCTTTTGAAAGCTAAGTCTGTTATTATTAGAACTTATATTTTGTACAAAATGAAGGACAAAGCTCAAATAGCAGCTTCAGATTTGGGAATGGAATATAGAAATTATGGGGAGTTAAAAAACAGCAGATTTCAGGATTTTTGCAGGGAAAACATTAAAAGCCCCAAAGGAATGGCTGCATATTTTACAGGTATAGGTTCTTATAAAATATATAATGAGAAAAATAAAAAAATTAAAAGAATAGTAGATAAAACAAAAGGAAAAATAATAAAGAAACAGGGGGAGACTATTTTGCCACTGTTTCATAATATAAGTAATGGGAAAACCAGGTTAGGGGAGGAAATTATTGGAAAGGAATATAGTTATCTAAAAAGTGTTATATGCCAGAATGACATAAAGGAGAAGGAATATCTTTGCACAAGGTATTTAACGGTTAATGAGTTTAAGGAAAAACTGTCAGCTAATGGCATTGTTGTATTTAAAGATGGGAAGGAAATTCTAAAAAATATAAAAGATAAGAAGGAAATTATTAATCTGATAACTGTTGAAAAAGACAAAGAAGGCTATGCTTTAAAAATAAGAATGGGGGATACTGTTGTTCTGGCAGATGATTTTTCAAAAGCCCTCGGTCTTAATTCTACAGATATGAGCATAGAAGAATATGAAAAGGGAATAAGAATTACAACTAAAGGCAACGGTCACGGTTTTGGAATGAGTATAAGCTATGCCAGATACCTTGCAGGTCATGGCAAGCCATGGCAGGAGATTCTTAGCACTTTCTATGATGGGAAAATTGTGGAATATTAA
- the glpK gene encoding glycerol kinase GlpK — protein sequence MGKYIMALDQGTTSSRTILFDKKGNIVCQANKEFEQIFPKPGWVEHNPEEIWMTQLLTMEDVMRQAGITGKDIEAIGITNQRETTVIWDKNTGKPIYNAIVWQCRRTSDIVDGLVKDGLRDFIRNKTGLVPDAYFSGTKIKWILDNVPGARNKAENGQLLFGTIDSWLMWKLSGGSIHATDYTNAGRTMIYNIFDLEWDQELLDILDIPKSMLPKVNPSSGIFGYTMPELLGERIPISGVAGDQQAALFGQCCFEKGDVKNTYGTGCFLLMNIGNKPVISDNGLITTIAAGTGKVEYALEGSVFVAGAAIQWLRDQMKLVNSAPESEEIAEKVSDTNGVYVVPAFTGMGAPYWKQNARGMVVGITRGTAREHFVRATLESLAYQTYDVLKAMEQDAGMEIKSIRVDGGASANNLLMQFQADITEKQVVRPSVIETTGLGAAYLAGLATGYWKDKKDIIKNSTIERRFENKMDSEKVQKYIRGWHRAVKCALVYADEE from the coding sequence ATGGGTAAGTATATTATGGCATTAGATCAGGGAACTACCAGTTCCAGAACTATTTTATTTGATAAGAAGGGAAATATTGTTTGTCAGGCAAATAAGGAGTTTGAGCAGATTTTTCCAAAGCCAGGCTGGGTTGAACATAATCCTGAGGAGATTTGGATGACACAGCTTCTTACAATGGAAGATGTTATGAGACAGGCAGGAATTACAGGCAAGGATATTGAAGCCATTGGCATTACTAATCAGCGAGAAACAACGGTTATATGGGACAAGAATACGGGAAAACCTATTTATAATGCCATTGTTTGGCAGTGTAGAAGAACTTCTGATATTGTAGACGGACTTGTTAAGGACGGTCTTAGGGATTTTATTAGAAATAAGACTGGATTGGTTCCTGATGCTTATTTTTCAGGAACAAAGATTAAATGGATTCTTGATAATGTGCCGGGAGCAAGAAATAAGGCAGAAAATGGTCAATTGCTTTTTGGAACAATTGACTCATGGCTTATGTGGAAGTTAAGCGGTGGAAGCATACACGCTACGGATTACACTAATGCGGGAAGAACTATGATTTATAACATATTTGATTTGGAGTGGGATCAGGAATTATTGGATATACTAGATATTCCCAAGTCTATGTTGCCTAAGGTAAATCCTTCAAGTGGAATTTTTGGATATACTATGCCGGAACTGTTAGGAGAACGAATACCTATAAGTGGTGTTGCAGGAGACCAGCAGGCGGCATTATTTGGTCAGTGTTGTTTTGAAAAAGGTGATGTAAAGAATACATATGGAACAGGTTGTTTTCTTTTAATGAATATAGGAAATAAGCCGGTTATATCAGACAATGGTTTGATTACTACTATTGCAGCAGGCACAGGCAAGGTTGAATATGCATTGGAAGGCAGTGTTTTTGTGGCAGGAGCGGCAATACAGTGGCTTAGAGATCAGATGAAGTTAGTTAACAGTGCACCGGAAAGTGAAGAGATTGCAGAAAAGGTTAGTGATACTAATGGAGTATATGTTGTGCCGGCTTTTACAGGAATGGGAGCACCTTATTGGAAGCAGAATGCCAGAGGCATGGTAGTTGGCATAACAAGAGGAACTGCAAGAGAGCATTTTGTAAGAGCCACACTTGAATCTCTAGCATATCAGACATATGATGTGTTAAAGGCAATGGAGCAGGATGCAGGCATGGAAATTAAATCTATTAGGGTAGACGGTGGAGCAAGTGCCAATAATCTTTTAATGCAGTTTCAGGCAGATATTACTGAAAAACAGGTTGTGCGACCATCAGTAATTGAAACTACAGGGCTTGGGGCAGCATATTTGGCAGGTCTTGCAACAGGTTATTGGAAAGACAAAAAAGACATTATAAAAAATTCAACAATAGAGAGAAGGTTTGAAAACAAAATGGATTCTGAAAAGGTGCAGAAATATATCAGGGGATGGCACAGAGCTGTAAAATGTGCCCTTGTTTATGCAGATGAGGAGTAA
- the radA gene encoding DNA repair protein RadA: MAKSKKTVFFCKECGYESSKWLGQCPGCKEVGTFVEEPMGAKTNNNIRRGLINNKPVTINQVTADDEERITTGFGELDRVLGGGVVPGGLILVGGDPGIGKSTLLLQVCRNMSNNGKKILYISGEESLKQIKLRANRMGQFSDNLSLLSETSLDIIESVILETKPDAVVIDSIQTMLREDIGSAPGSVSQVRESTNFLMQLAKGNTIPIFIVGHVTKEGVVAGPRVLEHMVDTVLYFEGDRHAAYRIIRGVKNRFGSTNEIGVFEMSSEGLREVLNPSEFMLDGRPEDASGSVVACLMEGTRPILVEIQALISHTNFGMPRRTAVGTDYNRVNLLMAVIEKRIGVQMCDYDAYVNIAGGMKINEPALDLALVMALISSFKNRVIDPKTIVFGEVGLAGEVRAVSQADKRVQEAKKLGFTTCIMPAVSKKNLTEITGINIIGVNNIKEAEELI; this comes from the coding sequence ATGGCAAAATCAAAAAAGACGGTTTTCTTTTGCAAAGAGTGCGGTTACGAGTCAAGTAAATGGTTAGGACAGTGTCCGGGATGTAAAGAGGTAGGAACTTTTGTAGAAGAACCGATGGGGGCAAAGACCAACAATAACATTAGAAGGGGATTAATTAATAATAAACCGGTAACAATAAATCAGGTTACGGCAGATGATGAGGAGAGAATCACAACAGGTTTTGGAGAACTGGACAGAGTATTAGGAGGGGGAGTAGTTCCCGGCGGGCTAATACTTGTAGGCGGCGATCCGGGAATAGGAAAGTCCACATTACTTCTTCAGGTATGTAGAAATATGTCAAATAATGGCAAGAAGATTTTATATATTTCAGGAGAAGAATCCCTTAAGCAGATTAAGCTTAGAGCAAACAGAATGGGACAGTTTTCCGATAATTTAAGTCTTTTGTCAGAGACAAGCCTTGATATAATAGAGTCAGTTATTTTAGAAACAAAACCTGATGCAGTAGTAATAGACTCAATACAGACTATGCTAAGAGAGGATATAGGCTCAGCTCCAGGCAGTGTAAGTCAGGTTAGGGAGTCAACTAACTTTCTTATGCAGTTAGCTAAGGGTAATACCATTCCAATATTTATTGTAGGTCACGTAACCAAAGAAGGGGTTGTTGCAGGACCTAGGGTTTTGGAACATATGGTTGACACGGTTTTATATTTTGAAGGTGACAGACATGCAGCATATAGAATAATCCGAGGAGTTAAGAACCGTTTTGGTTCAACTAATGAAATTGGAGTATTTGAAATGAGTTCAGAAGGACTTAGGGAAGTATTAAATCCGTCAGAATTTATGTTAGATGGAAGACCTGAGGATGCTTCAGGTTCAGTTGTGGCATGTTTAATGGAAGGAACAAGACCGATTCTTGTAGAAATACAGGCATTAATATCCCACACCAACTTTGGAATGCCGAGACGAACGGCGGTGGGAACAGACTATAACAGAGTTAATCTTTTAATGGCAGTTATCGAAAAAAGAATTGGAGTTCAGATGTGCGATTATGATGCATATGTTAATATAGCAGGTGGAATGAAAATCAATGAACCGGCATTAGACCTTGCATTAGTAATGGCATTAATCAGTAGCTTTAAGAACAGAGTAATAGACCCAAAGACAATAGTTTTCGGTGAAGTAGGGCTTGCAGGAGAAGTAAGAGCGGTATCACAGGCAGACAAAAGAGTACAGGAAGCTAAGAAACTTGGTTTTACAACGTGCATAATGCCTGCTGTATCCAAGAAAAATCTTACAGAAATCACTGGAATCAATATAATTGGGGTAAATAATATAAAAGAAGCTGAAGAACTTATTTAA